A single genomic interval of Musa acuminata AAA Group cultivar baxijiao chromosome BXJ3-4, Cavendish_Baxijiao_AAA, whole genome shotgun sequence harbors:
- the LOC135635794 gene encoding uncharacterized protein LOC135635794 — protein sequence MSLLPTPPHSTLTVTSTIPASTTSLAAPRPVVILPGLGNNTGDYKDLVSTLREVYGVPSVVTKVSRVDWLRNAAGLLDPNYWRGTLRPRPVLDWYLERVDEAVAEAKQLLADDGKISLIGHSAGGWLARLYLEEFGASNISLLLTLGSPHSAPPKGLPGVIDQTRGLLDYVENNCAPAVYTPELKYICFAGRYIRGARLVGNSKDTTNNLNPVDEEPNDSELIKDNGNKKSLSATPNLRARFIGQGYKQVCGEADVWGDGVVPEVSAHLEGALNISLDGVYHSPVGSDDTTRPWYGSPSVLEKWAHHLLT from the exons ATGTCTCTCCTCCCTACACCTCCTCATTCGACTCTCACCGTCACCTCCACCATCCCCGCCTCCACCACCTCTCTCGCCGCCCCCCGCCCCGTCGTTATTCTTCCC GGACTGGGCAACAACACCGGGGACTACAAGGACCTGGTGTCGACGCTTAGGGAGGTGTACGGCGTGCCGTCGGTGGTCACCAAGGTCTCTCGCGTCGACTGGCTCCGCAACGCCGCCGGATTGCTCGACCCCAACTACTGGAGGGGCACCCTCCGCCCGCGGCCCGTCCTCGACTG GTACCTTGAGAGAGTCGACGAGGCCGTGGCCGAGGCTAAGCAGCTCTTGGCAGATG ATGGGAAGATATCGCTTATAGGTCATTCGGCAGGAGGATGGCTTGCGCGTTTGTACTTGGAAGAATTTGGGGCATCTAACATCTCCTTGCTTCTAACTCTTGGATCCCCTCACTC GGCACCACCGAAGGGTTTGCCTGGAGTCATCGATCAAACCAGAGGCCTGCTGGATTATGTTGAAAACAACTGTGCACCCGCTGTTTATACACCAGAACTAAAATACATATGTTTCGCAGGAAG GTATATCCGAGGAGCTCGACTGGTTGGCAATTCCAAGGACACTACCAATAATTTGAATCCAGTTGATGAGGAGCCAAATGATTCTGAGTTGATCAAAGATAATGGCAACAAGAAGTCACTCTCAGCTACCCCCAATTTACGCGCTCGCTTTATCGGTCAAGGTTATAAGCAG GTGTGTGGAGAGGCTGATGTTTGGGGAGATGGTGTTGTTCCTGAAGTGTCTGCGCATTTAGAAGGTGCACTAAATATCAGCTTGGATGGTGTGTATCACTCTCCAGTGGGTTCTGATGACACAACGAGGCCTTGGTATGGTTCTCCATCTGTGCTTGAGAAATGGGCACATCACCTTTTGACTTAA
- the LOC135636033 gene encoding protein TRI1-like produces MARVLGGCRALMAAAKAGAKVEAPAPKAAGKATAGILKPLPVSRAMEKFVGASEISRTGAIKKIWDHIKLNQLQNPSNKREIQCDMKLKSIFDGRDKVGMLEISKLISPHFLKPN; encoded by the exons ATGGCTAGGGTTTTGGGTGGCTGCAGGGCCCTCATGGCGGCGGCGAAGGCGGGGGCAAAGGTGGAGGCCCCCGCCCCGAAGGCTGCCGGCAAAGCGACCGCCGGCATCCTCAAGCCGCTCCCCGTCTCCCGGGCCATGGAAAAGTTCGTCGGTGCCTCAGAGATCTCGCGTACCGGGGCCATAAAAAAGATATGGGATCACATCAAGCTCAACCAGCTTCAG AACCCATCAAACAAGAGGGAGATTCAGTGTGACATGAAGCTGAAGAGTATATTTGATGGAAGAGACAAAGTTGGGATGTTGGAAATATCAAAGCTGATTTCTCCTCATTTCCTCAAGCCTAACTGA
- the LOC103980708 gene encoding protein METHYLENE BLUE SENSITIVITY 1: MTGKAKPKKHTAKEIAGKIDAATTNRGGGKAGQSDRSGQDKGGHAKLECPLCKITAPDVKSMQIHHDSRHPKIPFDESKLINLHTTCVPETSKPRPGVRGSFKK; encoded by the coding sequence ATGACGGGGAAGGCGAAGCCGAAGAAGCACACGGCGAAAGAGATCGCCGGGAAGATCGACGCGGCGACGACGAATCGGGGCGGGGGCAAGGCGGGGCAGTCGGATCGGTCGGGTCAGGACAAGGGCGGCCACGCGAAGCTCGAGTGCCCCCTGTGCAAGATCACCGCCCCCGACGTCAAGTCCATGCAGATCCACCATGACTCCCGCCACCCCAAGATCCCCTTCGACGAGTCCAAGCTCATCAATCTCCACACCACTTGTGTCCCCGAAACCTCCAAGCCCCGCCCCGGCGTCCGCGGCAGCTTCAAGAAATAG
- the LOC135635280 gene encoding squamosa promoter-binding-like protein 12: protein MTTTQEPKTTFPPFRVPSLSACDRAARVMDWNANASLLWDWDNHAPFGGNYKLSAAAAAAGGGASSGSELVNGSSSKSTISASFDSSPKAGKRPGWDADPKNHGKNRTLLEAGSSPAVAQTHGLEESQIGLKLGKRTYFEDVSAESTAKNPLPSLDSAAAPSALVKKARASYQSAHSTCCQVEGCNIDLSGAKEYHRKHRVCETHSKSPKVIVAGRESRFCQQCSRFHDLSEFDQKKRSCRRRLSDHNARRRKPRPNIISFNSTTFSPSVYNDKYQMNMLWNKSPFGHMKPVATTTSEASKKFKLAQMRGSWVKSSKESSMYGQLHMPDTQLPNGFTANYHDVDKPLPLKGTAAEVLNQGSEASAGASNLDRAPDLRRALSLLSTSSWGSPDPGGHGQTPFIIMDAKHASSAQPTIPVANPSNHWIYREPVSQQAQPLLFSMHRNGNQTQEFQLQKAPYRDTFFDPTQIY from the exons ATG ACAACAACGCAGGAACCGAAGACAACTTTCCCTCCTTTCAGGGTTCCATCTCTTAG CGCATGCGATCGAGCTGCTCGTGTGATGGATTGGAATGCGAACGCGTCCTTGCTGTGGGATTGGGACAACCACGCGCCATTTGGTGGGAATTACAAGTtgtctgccgccgccgccgccgccggcggtGGCGCTTCCTCTGGCTCTGAATTGGTGAATGGTTCCTCGTCCAAGAGCACCATCTCTGCTTCCTTCGATTCCTCGCCGAAGGCAGGAAAGCGACCTGGGTGGGACGCTGACCCGAAGAATCACGGCAAGAACAGAACTCTACTGGAAGCTGGTTCTTCCCCAGCTGTAGCGCAGACGCATGGATTGGAGGAGTCACAAATAGGGTTGAAGCTTGGTAAGAGAACCTACTTCGAGGATGTCTCAGCTGAGAGTACCGCGAAGAACCCCTTGCCCTCTTTGGATTCTGCAGCGGCACCTTCTGCTCTGGTCAAGAAGGCGAGAGCGTCTTATCAGAGTGCACATAGTACCTGCTGCCAAGTTGAAGGTTGCAATATCGATCTTAGTGGAGCCAAGGAGTATCACCGGAAGCACAGGGTCTGTGAAACCCATTCCAAATCCCCCAAGGTCATCGTCGCCGGTCGGGAGAGCCGGTTTTGTCAGCAGTGTAGCAG GTTCCATGATTTGTCGGAGTTTGATCAGAAAAAGAGAAGTTGTCGAAGGCGTTTATCTGATCATAATGCACGACGTCGCAAGCCACGACCAAACATAATCTCCTTCAATTCAACGACCTTTTCTCCGTCGGTTTACa ATGATAAATATCAGATGAACATGCTATGGAATAAATCTCCTTTTGGTCACATGAAACCAGTGGCAACCACCACAAGTGAAGCTTCTAAAAAATTCAAGCTTGCACAAATGAGAGGATCATGGGTGAAATCAAGCAAAGAAAGCAGCATGTATGGGCAGCTGCATATGCCAGACACTCAGCTACCAAATGGCTTTACTGCAAATTATCATGATGTAGACAAGCCCTTGCCACTCAAAGGCACTGCCGCCGAAGTACTCAATCAAG GTTCAGAGGCATCTGCAGGAGCTTCGAACTTGGACAGAGCACCAGATCTTCGGcgtgctctctctcttctgtcaaccAGTTCTTGGGGTTCTCCCGACCCAGGAGGCCACGGACAAACTCCTTTCATTATCATGGATGCTAAGCATGCCAGTTCGGCACAGCCCACTATACCTGTCGCGAATCCCTCAAATCACTGGATCTACAGAGAGCCTGTATCTCAACAAGCTCAACCACTCCTGTTTAGCATGCACAGAAATGGCAACCAGACCCAGGAGTTTCAGCTGCAAAAAGCCCCTTATAGGGATACTTTCTTTGACCCCACTCAGATTTACTGA